Within the Mauremys reevesii isolate NIE-2019 linkage group 2, ASM1616193v1, whole genome shotgun sequence genome, the region ttacagcctgaccggagtcagacaaggagcTGTACAAGAAGTCACCTTCCTACATtgcctctctgccccctctgTACCTTTGCTTCATCACTGCTGCCTTCACTCTGTACTGCTGTGCTGAGCATGAGATGGGATCTATTTCACTTCATGACTCCTCTTTACTGTCATTCTGTCTGGTGATGGTGAGAAGGGTGACACCCCCTGGGAAGGTTTGTCACCTTGGTTGTTAACATACCACACACGAAATTCTGAACCCCCttaaagtcaacagcaaaactcccactgatttcaacagaacCAGGTTTTCACCCCTTTTGTTTGGTAAAGTGAGCAAATGTGATCCAGCTCCAGCAAAGAGAAGACAAACCCAGACGGGATTTATTTCCAGCTCTAAGGGGCTGGGCCTGGAGCTCTTACTCAGGGTCCGTCTACACTGCGAGCTGGGGGTGTAATTCCTAGCTCTCAAGCTAACGTGTTAAAAAAAAGAACGTGGCCACAGCAGCATGAGGGGCTAGTTGGCCCAAGCATGAGATGAGGGgcagctcacccctgccgcgGGTCACACTGCTGTGCACAGCAACTTGATCATAGCTAGCATGGTTATGCCTCCTTGACAGGGGTAGCACCAgacaccagcatgccaagcgcgtgttTAGGGCGGCAAGCCAtgaggggcgctctgctggtcgccgcaagggcggcaggcaggttgccttcagcggcatgcctgcggcggatccgctggtcccggggctttggcggacctcccgcaggctgccgccgcaTCTGCAGGACCGGGAACCTCCCACAggtaagccgccgaaggcagcctgcctgccgtgcttggggcagcaaaatacctagagccgcccctgctccttgagctggaatttacaatgcccttggaagaggcctggagCTGTGAATGTTGACCACAGACCCACGTTTTAGGCTCCCCTGCAGTCAGTCAACATCCTGTCCCTGGTGAGGAAAAGAGTGCAGCCCAGAGTGTGTGGGACCTACCCCTGTGGTCAAGGTACACCTTGTCAGGGGATGGATCCTCCCGGTAGGCATCCAGGAGCCAATTCACTTCCCTGGTGAGCGGGACGtcgaggaagagagagagagcagccatAGCCCAGCATAGGCAGGAGGACCCTGCAGGGTTCACTCTGATCTTTCGCTTGCACCCAAAGGGCCTCTCAGCTGCCCCCAGGAGATCCCCAGGCTCTGCTAGGCAATGGAATGTTGGCACAGGAGTTGCCCAGGAAACAGCTGCCCGGTGAGCGTTCCGGGTGCGATCCTGCCACCGAAGTCCCAGTGTTAGGTACCTCTGTGATCCACCGAGCTGCTCGGCTGCTGCTTCAACTCACGCAGCACCTACATTTTTCCCTTTGGGCATATGTGCCGCTGCAGCCTGCTAGGTGCCAgactcctgcctcccaccccagccctaaaGCGAGTCACAAGCCAGGAAAATGGGTATTTGTCTGCCTGCGTGGCATGCAGGGGCCCAATCCAGCAGGCAAGCTTAGAGGCCACCTACCGGATCGGGGCCCTCAGACAAGTTCAGACGAaacaggcaggggagggaggaggcacagCTCCCTATAACTGTTAGTATGGGTGAGTCCCCTATCCACCAGGCTATGGGAGACCCCCAGTTCAAGTCCCTCATTCTCCTatgagggagaagggatttgaatgggCTCTGTCACCTTTCAAGTGTGTGTCCCATCCACTGGCCTCTGGACTATTCTGAACAGGGAAGCAGATATTAAAGAAAGCACAAGTTCAAAGGAGCGTCATTAGGCAGCTGAAGTATTGATGGTGCATTTAAGTCACAGTGACTGTGGTATCACTGTAAATTGGGCCTGGCCATGAAGAAAGGCATGTAAAGCAGGAGTGCTGCTGAGTGCCCCTGGAACAGAAGGGAGAGGGGGTGATGACAGAGCATCAGGGTTTCCTTTCAACATATGACCGGGGGAAGCAAGAAACTTTCTTCCCTGCTGgacccagctcctcctgctcccctAGCAGAGATGCTGTATGAAGTTCTTGCAGTTTTGAGAGGATTCTACCCCATCCCAACCCGACCTAGAGCCTTGCAGATCCCATCCTCCTCACTGGGTCTTGGAAGGGTGCAGTCTCCTCCCTGCTGACTAAGGGAAGGTCCAGGCAAAGGTTGCTGGGTGGTAGCACAGTGGGACACATTCCAGAACAGAGCCATTTGGGGAACAAAGGAAGTTTAATAAGGGAAAGAAGAGGCCACTGGAGGTGAGGCGATGCAGCAGTTTTACCACAGCAGAGTTAAACCATGCCAGGGCGGTTCAGCCTGGCTTAGAGTCTGAAGTTTTCCAGGGGCAGAGTCCTGCTGGTACACTCCACACCCACTGCAGCACGGGGCTGGACAGCTTCAGCAGACCTGTCCTGGGAGGAAAGCAGAGCATTAAGGAGAACTTGCTCTTCAGCAAGCCCATGGCACACGAGCCAGCTCAGAAGCAAGGCAGGCGAAGGACACTGATGCATCCAGGCCTCCAGCCGTATGCCCCTCAAAATGGGAGAGCTAGAAGAGGACTGTTGGGTTGAGTGCCTGCCCAGACCAATGCATGAGTGCCTCCCGTCATGCCGGGCTCTTTGCCCCGCCCTAACCATTTAACACCTCCTCTAGAACCTGCCCCTGATTGAAGGGACAGATTCTCAGGAGGAGCTCAGCACCCAATGCACACCCGCTTTGCTGAGTCCTTTTGGAAAGACAGCCGCTTATTTTGAGGAATAAATGGGAACTTTGGAATGTTAGAAGAGCCATGCCTGACTTTTCCAATCAGCACCCAAAGGAAGCCAGCAGCTGGTAGGACAAAGTAGCTGGAGCATTCCAAAATGGCGAGCCGTTCCAGTGGAGTGACTAGCCATGGCCCGTTGTTTAGAGTGTACAAAGGGGCACAACTAGGAGGCAAGGGGAAATGCAGAGCGTCCCCCCCACAATGAGATCTCTCCTAAGCCCAGTGCTGGACGTCCAGTCATTTGGGATAGTTAAGAAGTGGACTGGACACAGCATGAGAAGCTGTTATAGGAATAATCCTGTATTAGATGGAACCTAGTTGGCCCTTCCCCAGTCTTAGATTTCCATGAATCACTGGCACATCCTGACCCATGGATCTATTGCTGCCGTAGTAGAAAGGCGTTAACACACTGGAGAGAGGCTTGACTGGACCATTACGCTTGGAGCAAACATTTCAGAGACCTAACAGCATGCAACCAAACAGGAAAGAGATCAAAGAGGTTAGCCATCTAAAAGCAACATATTGCCCAACGTTAGAAGCTGTTGCTGGAGCAGAAGTCTGTCATTTTGATTACTTGTCCATGGAATCCAAGAGATTTATAGCTTCTCCTTAGTGTTATTgcatgaaaaaagaaaaagaaagaaaaaaaaagtgttgatcAGAGTGTCGCGGATTGGAATGAGAACAAACAGCAAGTTCTTGGAAAGAGGTTACAACTACTTTGAAAAGCTGGGAGATGGTTAATTTTTTCCCTCTTATTTACACCAAATACAAATTGGCTAGAATTAAATTTTGTTACTGTATTTTCTTCCACAACAGCTGAAGATAATGACTCCTCTGCTAGCCATCCTCCTCTGGCTTCGTATTCTGCATCATCTTCCACTGGAAAGAAGGGAGAATTACAAGGTTACAGGCAACAAAAACCTCCACCACCAATGTCCGGTTTTTTTTGGCTTCTCCCATGCACAGCACGCTAAAGTACTTCAGGTCATTCAGAAAAAGCGGGTGAATGTAGCCGATCCCCTATTATGCAGACAAGGAGACCTTAGGTTTGGTTGCAACATTTGCAGCTCAAGCAATACCTTGTGTACCCCCCATAGAGAATCACACTGAGAATTCTGTGCCAGGAAGATGGAcagtggaggaagaggaaaaggggAAGCTACAGCCAATGAAAGAGGATAGCAGTGGAAGAGTGGGGAGAGCTTCAGACTTTCATGGATCATTTCCCTTTCATGGTACCTCCAGAGCACTTCACAAAGATGAACAGATCAAGTCGCAACACCTCTGCTAGGCCATTCTTTTCTCTGTGTCGCAGATTACGAAGCTCAGGGAGAcatagtgacttgcccaagaccacaGACCAAGTCAGTCTCAGAGGTGAGACTAGATTCCAGGAGgcctggctcccagtgctgtgatTTGACTCCGCAAACAAACTCTCCCTCCATTTAAGCAGTGCTGTCACTTCAGTTCATTACAGACACCAGAGGACCAGTTTTACTCACAGATTAGATGTTGTCCATTGAGATAAACTGGCCCAGTCCCAGACTTTAATTCAAAGGCAACAGGAGGGATAAATTCAAAGCCATCAAGACTGATCTGAaaccaaacaatttaaaaaaatccagaatcACTGAAATATTGAGAAGAAAGAATCTGGCTAGAGAGCGACACTTGAAGCATACAGCCTCCCTGTGAGTGGAAGCAAAGCCAAGTGGTGGGGGCATTCCAGAGCAGATGGACTTTGCATGGACACCCTCTACCCCCTCGCTCAGTACACATTCTTTAAGAAGCACCTGCAGATGCtcaagccaggctctgccctcagttacacccacagctgcactgacatcagtggggttgcacaggtgtaaccgAGGGCAAAGTTTGGAGGcagaccctccccctccccactcacacacaaacacagtacGTTAGGTGCGGATGATGCACTGATGCCACAGACAAGTCACTAAAAATGCACAGCACAGAGACTACGCTTTCAGAACCCTGCAGATACTGCCAGGTGACTGGATCAGGCTCAGAGTTTGTTTTCCTGGCTGAGTTAGTCGATGTGTTAATTTTTGTCTTCATATGAAGACAGATAAGTTACACGTATTTGACTCATCACGGGCAGatatggggagcagggcaggaagacGTGGGATTGCAGGCCTGCTTTTTCTCCTGGCCAGGTGTTCTCTGAATTCCAGTGCATCTCATTAGCATAAGGACTCCGGTCCATGGGTGGCAGCTTGTAGCAGGTGTGTATTCGAGTGGTTCCTAAACAATCAAGTAAATTATTGCACAGAGATGTTTTAATTCCAAAGACAAAATTACCTTTCACTGAACTTTGTGCTTAGTTCCAAGCATCTGCTTAGTAACTTGGGTCTCGTTAGACAGCAAAATGTCTATAGCTCCTTACTCCCATCATGGGCTGGGAAAATCTCTAGCAATTTACAAATACAACCCAGCCAGCCAACTACAATACATCCGATTTCAGCGACTGACCAGAGAAGCGAAGCAGGACAAGGGGATGGGAGATAGTCCCAAAGAAGAGCAGAGTTACTTTCTCTGAATGCTAGCCCAGGCCTTTGTTATATCAGGGCCAGCGTTGCCTTTGTGTCCATGAGTAAAACTAAAACAGATGTTTCTAGTCCAGATCTGGCTATGTCCTATTTACAGGGATGCACTTCTTAATTTTAAGCTTTGATTTGTCTCTGGACTTCTCTCTTTCTACTCTCTGGGCGGTTTTAAATCCTGAGGCCAGAAGAGACTATTTGTGAGcctctggtctgacctcctgcataacagatCAGAAATTGTCTCTACCATGCATGTTGGTCTGCAAAATGGGAGAGGAACATTCACAAATTAACCTGCACAGCAACTTTGTGGGACAAGTAACTTCTTTGCTTTACACATGGGGAAAGCTTGCTCagagcctgactttcagaggtggCAGCTCCCGTAGGATGCTCAGTCCCAAATGTGGactgtgacttgaccagggctaCAGAGAATCACCGCTAGAGCTGAGATGCTCCTAGCCTGAGTGCTAACCACCAGGCCCCACTGGCTCTCAATCACTATAGCTGGGTTGTTAACATTTTGTCTGAGGTTGGATGGGCCATAACGTGTACAGTGGAACGCTATGCCAGGCAATGGAGAGAGAAACAACCCGCTCGTTCATCCCACACACTAATTCCCCCAGATTAGTTGCTTGCTGAGCAGAGACTGTTCTGGGGTTGCCTTGTCAATCTCTTGGTTTCATGCAGCAGGTTTCCCTGGGGAGTTACCATGGGTAGGACAGAGAGCCTCAGTGAAGCGATGGGCACTGGCCTGTTGTCACCGTAGGTGTTTTTTGAAGCTACTGCCACCACGTGCGGTTCGTCCTTGGCCTCTGCACTGAGACAGATCTGCAGCGGTGGAACAAAACAGATCCTTATGAGCTGGGTTTGCTGTGGACTAATCCCCATGCAGAGAGCCTGCCTCCCTGCCAGCTTCAGTGTGCTCTGAGCAGAGTCAGTGCCATCCCCCATCTGCCAACTGGCAAAAGGCTGCACCGACCCCCACATTCACTGAGCCAGTCCCCCTCCAACATGCCACACCCAGGCAGTGTTTCAAGTTATTTAAACATTTGCTTGGGATTTGGGGGCTGATTAAAGATGCCAGATCAACAGTCCTGGGGACTGACACCCTCTCTTCAGCCTGGGCAGTGGGAGCACGTCTCCCCCAGGATTGCTACCTCCCCAGGGTACTTTCACCCTGACCTGAAGAGACCCAGGAAAGGGATGACACCTTTCAGAGCATGACACCTTTGCTGGACTTGGGGTCAAGGCCATGAATGCTTGAGAGGTCAgcagagctccccctccccaccctaaaGCCTCGTCTACATGGGAGAGTGCACCAGTTTAACCCAAGGTAGGAATTTCAACCAATGTCATTAAACTGATGCAGCCAACCCCCAGGTGGCCTCTCCAATCTCAGTATGAGAGCGACTTCTTAGTTTATCTAAATTGGCTTGGAACAGGcttaaattaaaccaaaataaaccccTCAATCTGAAATTAGAGCATCCACTCAGGGGGTTGCACCAGTTTAAGTAAATTGATTTAACCAAACTGGTGCAAGTTggtgtgcagacaagccctatcTGTCAGAGGGATCCCCAACAAGTTACGTTGCTTACTGTTTTCAATAAGACCAGGTGTTCCAAGAAGTCGTCTTCTTCCATCACCACGCACCTCCTGGTGCTCGTGTTCAGCTCGCAGCCTATGGGAAAAAACACAGCTGGATTTGTGGGGGCATTACTGCCCCAAACAAACCCTGCAAGATGCAAGAAGAAAAATTGCAGCTGCCAATGGAAATTCTAGAGCAAAGAAACCCCTCTTTGGAGGGGTTGGAGACATACACAGGCATTTCCCATGGGCAgaaactttaaggccagaaggaaccattgtgatcatctaacctgacctcctgcagaacacagACCAGAGAAATCCACCCAATAACCCCTGCATCCAGCACAATGGTTTGGCTGGACTGGAGCCTATCAGCAGATATTTTGTTGTGTGGCATGAGGTTCGCCTCTAACTCTGCTGTGAAAGGTTATTGACTCCTTATGGGGCTGTACTCCCAATACCCCAACTTGCAAAATAGAAGCTGGGGTATTGGAAATATTCAGTAGCTCTTTGTATTCCGCTCCCTAGCAGTTGCAATCCTAATGGATCGTCATACATAGAAACACCAGTCAAGAGCTTAATGAGGACACCATGCATCCAGTACTTTGGTTTTCCTCATTTCATTCAGCCGAAGCCAAAGAAAACAAGTAGGATTTAAGGCTGGATTTAAGAAGCTGGAATGAAATTAGCAGCACTGATCCTAGGAAGCTAAGTGCTCCGGATGCCAGAAGCACTGTACAGCAGTTAGAGGCAGGGCTAAAACTGAATCCTCAGGAGGCCAGTACAGTTCAAGGAGCAGCTAAGCACGTACTTAGACAGTAAGTCAACAAGAGACACCAAGCCAATACAGCACACTGCTTGGAGACTTGAAGAAAGGAAAtgcgatggggtgggggggggggggagagggagagaatgacTTATATTGGTAGCATGACTGCACATGCACTGCTCACGCCTAATCACAGGGGCTGGTGCTCTCTTCAGCATAGATGGGTAGTTTGCTCAGAGGCTAGCGGGGAAGGCATGTCACACTCTGATCACAAAGCGGCATGGTAGGACCCAGGCCCGGCTTAGAAGAGGGAAATGCAGTCTATGCCATTATATGGAAATTATCCACTGCCCTTACGGTGGGGAAAATTCACACCCATCCCTTTTATTATATCATCCTGTAGCAGTATTTCTGCAAGCCTTTCACAAGGAACCCTGCTGTCCATCAACCCCTCCTCCCTTTTGCTAGCAGATACCAGCCACACAAATGGCTTTGTGAACCCAGGGAACATGTTATCTTGTTCACCCCTCAGCAGTTGTCTCCTTACCCCACAAGACAGCAATGGGTTTCTCTTCTTCAGAACGCGGCCTAGAGAGCAGGAGAGATGAACTCATTCTGCTCAAGAACTGA harbors:
- the LOC120396431 gene encoding nucleoplasmin-like, whose amino-acid sequence is MSSSLLLSRPRSEEEKPIAVLWGCELNTSTRRCVVMEEDDFLEHLVLLKTICLSAEAKDEPHVVAVASKNTYGDNRPVPIASLRLSVLPMISLDGFEFIPPVAFELKSGTGPVYLNGQHLILEDDAEYEARGGWLAEESLSSAVVEENTDRSAEAVQPRAAVGVECTSRTLPLENFRL